Below is a window of Rhizobium tumorigenes DNA.
GCCGATATCGTCGCTCCCTTCATCGACCCGCGTATCCGCGCGCAATAACCAAGCAAAAACCAACAGAGGAGTTCATCATGACAAAAACCTTCCTGCGACGTGCAGCTCTGGCTGCTATGCTCGCGACCACCTCCCTGGTACCGGCGCTCGCCGTCCAGGCTGCCGACAAGCCTGCTGACGGCGGCAAGATCGTCGTCACCTACAAGGACGACATCGCCACGCTCGATCCGGCTATCGGCTACGACTGGCAGAACTGGTCGATGATCAACGCGATGTTCTCGCGCCTCGTCGATTATACGCCTGGCACGACCGAGCTGAAGCCTTCGCTGGCCGAGAGCTACACGGTGTCCGAGGATGGCAAGACCTATACCTTCAAGCTGCGCGCTGGCGTCAAATTCACCAACGGCCGCGAAGTGACGGCCGCGGACGTCAAATATTCGATCGAGCGCGCCGTCAATCCGAAGACGCAGGGCCCTGGCGCCGGCTTCTTCCACTCGATTGTCGGCTCCGACGCGATGACCGCCGGCACGTCACAGACGCTCGATGGCATCACTGTCGCCGACGACCACACCGTCAAGTTCACGCTGGTGCAGCCGGACGCGACGTTCCTCAACGTGCTCGCCCTCAACTTCTCTTCCGTCGTTCCGAAGGAAGCAGTCGAGGCGGCAAACGGCGACTTCGGCAAGAAGCCGGTCGGCTCCGGCGCTTTCATCCTGAAGGAATGGACGGTCGGCCAGCGCCTCGTGTTCGAAAAGAACCCGGACTACTTCGTCAAGGACCGCCCGCATATCGATGGCTATACGGTCGAAATCGGCCAGGAGCCGCTGGTGGCGCTGCTGCGTCTGCAGAAGGGCGAAGTCGATGTTGCCGGCGACGGCATCCCTCCGGCGAAATACCTCGAGATGAAGAACTCGAAGGATTTCGAAGGCATGATCGTGGATCGTCAGCAGCTGGAAACGAGCTATGTGACGCTCAACACGCAGGTGAAGCCGCTCGACAACGTCAAGGTTCGCCAGGCGCTGAACATGGCTGTCAACAAGGAGCGGATCGTCCGCATCATCAACGGTCGCGCCGTGCCGGCAAACCAGGTACTGCCGCCGCTGATGCCGGGCTATGACAAGGACTACAAGGGCTACGCCTACAGCGTGGAGAAGGCCAAGGCACTGCTGGCCGAAGCCGGACTGAAGGACGGCTTCACAACCCAGCTCTACACCTCGAACACCGATCCGCAGCCGCGCATCGCCCAGGCGATCCAGCAGGATCTGGCGGCCGTTGGCGTCAAGGTCGAGATCAAGGCGCTTGCCAATCCGAACGTCATCGCTGCCGGCGGTACGCAGGGCCAGGCACCGATGGCATGGTCCGGCGGTCTTGGCTGGATCGCTGACTTCCCGGATCCGTCCGACTTCTACGGACCGATCCTCGGCTGCGGCAGTGCCGTTGCCGGTGGGTGGAACTGGTCGTGGTATTGCAACAAGGAAATCGAACCGCGTGCCCAGGCGGCCGACGCCCTGCCGCTGCCTGCCAAGGCTGCGGAGCGCAACGAAGCCTGGAAAAAGATCTTCACCGAGATCCAGGAAAAAGATGCGCCGTGGATTCCTGTGTTCAACGAGCGCCGTGTCGTTGCCAAGTCGAAGCGGATGGGCGGACCGGATGAGATCTACATCGATCCGACCCGCGTCATCGATTACGAAGCGATCTTCGTCAAGAAGTAAGCCGATCGGTTCAATACCTCCCTGGGCACCGCCCCGGGGAGGCTCAATCTTCGGAGGCAAGCATGTGCATCGTCTGCACCCACACTATTCACCGCGCCCAGCACAATTTCGGCTGGAACCGGGATTTCGAACCCGCTGTCGTCGCCAAACCCGGTGAAACGATCCATTTCGAATGCATGGATTCTTCCGGCGGACAGCTCGGCGCCGACGCGACCCTGGCATCGCTGAAGGAACTCGATTTCGGCAAGATCAATCCGGTCTCCGGCCCTGTCTATGTCGAGGGTGCGATGCCAGGCGACGCGCTGAAGGTCACGCTCCGCCGCTTCGTGCCGTCGGGCCTCGGCTGGACCGCCAATATTCCAGGGTTTGGACTTCTGGCCGACCAGTTTCCCGACCCTGCCCTGCACATGTGGTCCTATGATGCGAACGCCATGACGCCTGCACTTTATGGCCCCGGCGGTCGGGTGCCACTGAAGCCTTTTGCCGGAACTATCGGTGTCGCACCTGCAGCCCCGGGTCTGCACTCCGTCGTGCCGCCACGCAATGTCGGCGGCAATCTCGATATCAGGGATCTCAGCGCCGGCGTAACGCTGTACCTGCCGATCGAAGTCGAAGGTGCGCTGTTCTCGATCGGCGACACACATGCCGCGCAGGGCGACGGCGAGGTCTGTGGCACGGCTATCGAAAGCCAGATGAATGTCGAGGCGACGATCGAGCTAGTCAAGGATGCGCGCCTGAAGAGCCCGCGCTTTACGACAACCGAGCCGGTCAGCCGCCATCTGGACGGCGCCGGCTATGAGGTGACGACCGGCATCGGGCCGGACCTGATGACCGGTGCGCGGGAAGCCCTGATGCGGATGATCGACCTACTCGGCGACGAACACGGCATGAGCCCGGTCGATGCCTACATGCTGTGCTCCGTCTGCGGCGACCTCAGGATCAGCGAGATCGTCGACATGCCGAACTGGGTGGTGTCGTTCTACTTCCCGAGGATCGTGTTCGCGTGACGGAAACAGCCTCGTCGCCCGCCGCGCTCTCGGTGAGAAACCTGTGTGTCGATGCCCGCACGCCGGAAGGCCGTCGGCGGGTGCTCGACGACATCGATTTCGATCTCATGACCGGCGAGACCCTCTGCCTTGCCGGCGAATCGGGTTCCGGCAAGTCGGTAACCTCGCTCGCCGTCATGGGCTTGCTGCCGAAAGCATCCTTGCAGGTGGCGTCCGGCAAGATCATGCTCGCCGGCCGCGACCTGCTGTCCTTGCCGGAGCGGGCGATGCGCAAGGTGCGCGGCGGCGAGATCGCCATGGTCTTCCAGGAGCCGATGACCTCGCTCAACCCGGTGATCTCAGTCGGCGACCAGCTGACAGAGGCGATCCGCGAACATCAGGATAGCGATACGGCAAGTGCTGTGGCTTCCGCCCTGCGCATGCTCGACGCCGTCCAGATCACCGATCCGGCTCGGCGGCTGAAGCAGTTTCCCCACGAGCTTTCCGGAGGGATGCGGCAGCGGGTGATGATCGCCATGGCGCTCTCCTGCCGCCCCAAGGTGCTGATCGCCGACGAACCAACCACGGCGCTCGACGTCACCGTCCAGGCACAGATCCTGAGTTTGATGCGAGAGCTGAAATCGGAGTTCGGCACCTCGATCATCCTCATAACCCATGACATGGGAGTTGTGGCGGAGATGGCGGATCGCGTGGTGATCATGCAAAACGGTCGCATGGTCGAAAAGGGGACCGCGATCGATATCTTCGAGCGACCGACCCACGCCTATACGCAGGAGTTGCTGGGGGCCGTGCCGCGTCTTGGCACGCATGCCGGCACGGACGGTCCACCGCGCGTCACCGCCAGAGGCCCGGTCGCGCCGATGCCACTCGACCGGACGCCGGTGCTCAACGTCAGCAATCTGACTGTTACCTACGGCAGCCAGTCCGGCTGGCTCTTCAGGCAGGCCAAGCCGGCGGCAGCGGTCGATGGCGTATCCTTCGACATCCTGCCCGGCAAGACGCTCGGCCTTGTCGGCGAAAGCGGCTCGGGAAAGTCGACGACCGGCAAAGCCGTGCTCGGCCTCATTCCCTGCCAGGGCGACGTTGTGATCGACGGTCGCAATATCGGGGGGCTCAGCCAGCGCGACATGCAGCCGGTTCGCCGCTCCGCACAAATGATCTTCCAGGACCCCTATGCCTCGCTCGATCCGCGCATGGCGGCGGGGGCCGCGGTCGCCGAGCCGATGATCATCCACGGCATCGGCAGCAAATCGGAGCGTCGCGACCGGGTGGCGGAGCTGCTGCGCTGCGTCGGCCTGACGCCCGATGCCGCAACCCGCTACCCGCACGAGTTTTCCGGCGGCCAGCGCCAGCGCATCTGCATAGCGCGGGCCCTGGCGCTGGAACCGAAGCTGATCGTTGCCGACGAGAGCGTGGCGGCACTCGACGTTTCCGTGCGGGCGCGGGTTCTCGACCTGCTGCTCGAATTGCAGGAGACGATGGGTCTCGCCTACCTTTTCATTTCGCACGACATGGCTGTCATCGAGCGGATGTCACACCATGTCGTGGTCATGCGCCACGGTAAAATCGTCGAGAGCGGCACGCGCCGCCAAGTGTTCGAGACGCCGAAGGATGCCTATACGCAGGCCCTTCTGGCCGCCGTTCCCGCACCTGATCCCCGCGCCCGTGGCCGCAGGCTGGCAGTCCAGCAGTCATGAGAAAATCCGAAAACCAACCAATGCCCGGTTTCCGGCCCGGCTTAGCGCTTGCGCCAGGTAATGGCTGAGTTGGTGAAGTAGTTCCAGGCAGCTCCGATGGCGGCACCTGCGAGGCCGGCCAACCACCAGCGTGGTTCGCTATTATAGAATGCGGTCGACACGCCGACACCGGCAAAGACGCCGAAACTGCAGAGGGCTGCAAACATGCCGAGCCCGGTCACGAACCGCCACCCGTGGCGGCGCCTGTCCCTGTAGGTGAGAGCGTTGTTCAGGGTGTAGTTCACGATCATGGTGATGAGCATGGCGGCGGTCTGTGCCGTTGGAAAGTCCAGCCCTGTCCCGAGCAGTATGCGCAGAAACGCGAGGTTGACCACGAGGCCCGTCGAGCCGACCAGGCAGAAGGCCAGGAAGCGGGCAGAGATGAAGTCGCCAGAGGCCTTGGAGATGAGAAGCCCGAGATATTCGAACACCACGGATGCATCGAG
It encodes the following:
- a CDS encoding ABC transporter substrate-binding protein, whose amino-acid sequence is MTKTFLRRAALAAMLATTSLVPALAVQAADKPADGGKIVVTYKDDIATLDPAIGYDWQNWSMINAMFSRLVDYTPGTTELKPSLAESYTVSEDGKTYTFKLRAGVKFTNGREVTAADVKYSIERAVNPKTQGPGAGFFHSIVGSDAMTAGTSQTLDGITVADDHTVKFTLVQPDATFLNVLALNFSSVVPKEAVEAANGDFGKKPVGSGAFILKEWTVGQRLVFEKNPDYFVKDRPHIDGYTVEIGQEPLVALLRLQKGEVDVAGDGIPPAKYLEMKNSKDFEGMIVDRQQLETSYVTLNTQVKPLDNVKVRQALNMAVNKERIVRIINGRAVPANQVLPPLMPGYDKDYKGYAYSVEKAKALLAEAGLKDGFTTQLYTSNTDPQPRIAQAIQQDLAAVGVKVEIKALANPNVIAAGGTQGQAPMAWSGGLGWIADFPDPSDFYGPILGCGSAVAGGWNWSWYCNKEIEPRAQAADALPLPAKAAERNEAWKKIFTEIQEKDAPWIPVFNERRVVAKSKRMGGPDEIYIDPTRVIDYEAIFVKK
- a CDS encoding acetamidase/formamidase family protein yields the protein MCIVCTHTIHRAQHNFGWNRDFEPAVVAKPGETIHFECMDSSGGQLGADATLASLKELDFGKINPVSGPVYVEGAMPGDALKVTLRRFVPSGLGWTANIPGFGLLADQFPDPALHMWSYDANAMTPALYGPGGRVPLKPFAGTIGVAPAAPGLHSVVPPRNVGGNLDIRDLSAGVTLYLPIEVEGALFSIGDTHAAQGDGEVCGTAIESQMNVEATIELVKDARLKSPRFTTTEPVSRHLDGAGYEVTTGIGPDLMTGAREALMRMIDLLGDEHGMSPVDAYMLCSVCGDLRISEIVDMPNWVVSFYFPRIVFA
- a CDS encoding ABC transporter ATP-binding protein → MTETASSPAALSVRNLCVDARTPEGRRRVLDDIDFDLMTGETLCLAGESGSGKSVTSLAVMGLLPKASLQVASGKIMLAGRDLLSLPERAMRKVRGGEIAMVFQEPMTSLNPVISVGDQLTEAIREHQDSDTASAVASALRMLDAVQITDPARRLKQFPHELSGGMRQRVMIAMALSCRPKVLIADEPTTALDVTVQAQILSLMRELKSEFGTSIILITHDMGVVAEMADRVVIMQNGRMVEKGTAIDIFERPTHAYTQELLGAVPRLGTHAGTDGPPRVTARGPVAPMPLDRTPVLNVSNLTVTYGSQSGWLFRQAKPAAAVDGVSFDILPGKTLGLVGESGSGKSTTGKAVLGLIPCQGDVVIDGRNIGGLSQRDMQPVRRSAQMIFQDPYASLDPRMAAGAAVAEPMIIHGIGSKSERRDRVAELLRCVGLTPDAATRYPHEFSGGQRQRICIARALALEPKLIVADESVAALDVSVRARVLDLLLELQETMGLAYLFISHDMAVIERMSHHVVVMRHGKIVESGTRRQVFETPKDAYTQALLAAVPAPDPRARGRRLAVQQS